The Gracilinanus agilis isolate LMUSP501 unplaced genomic scaffold, AgileGrace unplaced_scaffold26489, whole genome shotgun sequence genomic interval TCCTTGTAACCCCTCTCTGCCCCTCCATCCTCCACCCTTGGGCAAGGGTGGGTGGGAGAATGGGACAGTCTTCTCTTTCCTAATCCCTCACTGACcaaagttcttctttctccacttcccttttttccccctctcctgatcccattttcatttctctccctttctctccattcaatttctttcaatatttctcACCAACTCTCTTCCTCCCATATCTCCCTCAtaactctctccttctttctcctcgcCTCCCTTTCTTCacactttctcctctcctttcttcaccTCCCTGCCCATCTCTCCACTCCTTTCTGCATCTCTCCACTTCTCTGCCCATCTCTCCACTCCTAACCTGTCTTCATCTTTCCATCTCCCAACGCTGCTCtatatcttccttctttttcctcattctctcctcacctcttttGCCCATCTCATTTCCCCCCCGTCTCTGTCCTCATCTCTCCCTGCTTTCTTCTGCCTTCCCCCTGCAGAACTCCATTCGGCACAACCTGTCTCTGCACACTCGTTTTATCCGAGTGCAGAACGAGGGCACAGGCAAGAGTTCTTGGTGGATGCTGAACCCTGAGGGTGGCAAGACGGGCAAGACACCCCGGCGCCGTGCTGTATCTATGGACAATGCCAGTAAATTTCTGCGCATCAAGGGTAAGGCCAGCAAGAAGAAGCAGATTCAGGCGGTTGGGCCTGAGCGGGGGCCCCACAGTCCACCAGGGGTCCCCCCACCTGCTACCAAGTGGTCATCAAGCCCTGTCTCCCACGGCCCTGGCCCTGGCCCTGCTGGCAGTGATGACTTCGAAGCTTGGGCTGATTTCAGGGGCCggcccccacctccacccccaccagGGTTGGGCTCTCGAATCTCCCCACTGCTGGCGGGCGGGGGGCAGCCAGATGAGCTGGAAGATGAGGAGGCAGCCCCTTCCTCTCCACTCATGTACCCTAGCCCCTCCAGTGCCCTGTCACCAGCTCTAGGTGCCCGCTGCTCTGTAGAGCTGCCCCGGCTAACCGACCTGGCCGGGCCTCTCAGCCTCCATGAGCCGGGCCTGGCCGACAGCCTCCTGGATGATCTCCGGGATGGCTATGGCCTGAGCCCACCCCCCCCACCGCCACCTGGTTTACGGGGCCGTGTTCCCCCAGCCCATGGCTACGCCTTCAGTGCCAAGTGTGGGGGTGCAGCTGGTGGCAGCAGTGGCTTGGGGGGCTCCTACTGCGGGACGATCTACAGCCAGCCTGCCTTGGGTCCACTGCG includes:
- the LOC123254607 gene encoding forkhead box protein O6-like; the protein is NSIRHNLSLHTRFIRVQNEGTGKSSWWMLNPEGGKTGKTPRRRAVSMDNASKFLRIKGKASKKKQIQAVGPERGPHSPPGVPPPATKWSSSPVSHGPGPGPAGSDDFEAWADFRGRPPPPPPPGLGSRISPLLAGGGQPDELEDEEAAPSSPLMYPSPSSALSPALGARCSVELPRLTDLAGPLSLHEPGLADSLLDDLRDGYGLSPPPPPPPGLRGRVPPAHGYAFSAKCGGAAGGSSGLGGSYCGTIYSQPALGPLRRLPMQTIQENKQAAFAPFRPGPLQGLLASPAGPPPLPPARPHRSGSLLGGGPGELGLSAAAVYPAHGHPPPSHSALAHPISLMTLPGDACGLGGLAHPGHPAPYGSGGGPAGPAGLLEAALQGPYTAGTGGHVPLAGQDRFPADLDLDMFSGSLECDVESIILNDFMDSDEMDFNFDSALPPPPSGLAVAALPSGPPPPNQSWVPG